From the Hordeum vulgare subsp. vulgare chromosome 1H, MorexV3_pseudomolecules_assembly, whole genome shotgun sequence genome, the window gcagaagcgttagtgaacacggttgatgtagtggaacgtcctcacgtccctcgatccgccccgcgaaccgtcccacgaaccgtcccacgatctagtgccgaacggacggcacctccgcgttcagcacacgtacagctcgacgatgatctcggccttcttgatccagcaagagatacggagaggtagatgagttctccggcagcgtgacggcgctccggaggttggtggtgatctgatctcggcagggctccgcccgagctccgcagaaacgcgatctagaggtaaaaccgtggaggtatgtggtcgggctgccttttaaaagttgtctcaaatcagccctaattgctccgtatatataggaggagggaggggcgccttgccttgaggctcaaggagccccaagggctgcgcaccacggggaggaggagtcctcctccaatcctagtccaactaggattggaaagtggagtccttctctcctttcccacctatttttttttcttttctctttgattttctatccttggcgcatagggccctcttgggctgtcccaccagcccaccaagggctggtgcgccacccccaaggcctatgggcttccccggggtgggttgcccctccccccccccggtgaacacccggaacccattcgtcattcccggtagattctcggtaactccgaaaaatttccggtaaccaaatgaggtcatcctatatatcaatcttcctttccggaccattccagaaaccctcgtgatgtccgtgatctcatccaggactccgaacaacattcggtaaccaaccatataactcaaatacgcataaaacaacgtcgaaccttaagtgtgcagaccctgcgggttcgagaactatgtagacatgacccaagtgactcctcggtcaatatccaatagcgggacctggatgcccatattggatcccacatattctacgaagatcttatcgtttgaacctcagtgccaaggattcatataatcccgtacttcATTccctttgtgttggggaacgtcgcatgggaaacaaaaaatttcctacgcacacgaagacctatcatggtgatgtccatctacgagaggggatattcgatctacgtacccttgtagatcgcatagcagaagcgttaagaaacgcggttgatgtagtggaacgtcctcacgtccctcgatccgccccgcgaaccgtcccgcgatccgtcccacgatctagtgccgaacggacggcacctccgcgttcagcacacgtacagctcgacgatgatctcggccttcttgatccagcaagagagacggagaggtagatgagttatccggcagtgtgacggcgctccggaggttggtggtgatctaatctcagcagggctccgcccgagctccgcaaaaacgcgatctagaggtaaaaccgtggagatatgtggtcgggctgccttttaaaagttgtctcaattcagccctaaaacctccgtatatataggtgggagagggggggccttgccctggggctcaaggagccccaagggggtcggccgagccaagggggggagtcctccccttccaaaccgaatccaactaggtttggaaggtggagtccttcccctttttcccacctcctctttttttcctttttctctttgattttcttcctatggcgcatagggccttcttgggctgtcccaccaacccactaagggctggtgcgccacccccaaggcctatgggcttccccggggtgggttgcccccccccccccgatgaacacccggaacccattcgtcattcccggtacattcccggtaactccgaaaaccttccggtaatcaaatgaggtcatcctatatatcaatcttcatctctggaccattccggaaaccctcgtgacgtccgtgatctcatccgggactccgaacaacattaggtaaccaaccatataactcaaatacgcataaaacaacgtcgaaccttaagtgtgcagaccctgcgggttcgagaactatgcagacatgacccgagtgactcctcggtcaatatccaatagcgggacctggatgcccatattggatcccacatattctacgaagatcttatcgtttgaacctcaatgccaaggattcatataatcccatatgtcattccctttgtccttcggtatgttacttgcccgagattcgatcgtcggtatccgcatacctatttcaatctcgtttaccggcaagtctctttactcgttccgtaatacaagatctcgcaacttacactaaggccCAGTTCTTTTCACCCTGGATTCTAGAGAATCAGGATTATGGAAAATTCACCCAGAATCTGCTTCTCCCAGAATCTGTGGTCGAGTTCTTTTCAGAGATTGTAGTTTGAGATTCTGGAAAGTGTTGTCTGTTGAAATGTCTGTACTGCCCTTAGATAGAAGTTGTTTGCTGAATTGTTAACACTCTGTTGTTTCTAACAGTGACGAAAGTGTATTTTACGAATGGCATAAAAATTGCTAAATATTACAATGGGTGTAAAGTTTTGTTCATGACGGCAAGTGCATAAACTAAAAAAAGACAATACTCTCAAGGTACAAGACTAGCAGCAATCGCCTCACGTGTTGCGTTCATGGTACCATCATCTTCTGGTGGTAGAGCGTTGGCACCTGTAAACGGCAATACAGGTTGCACGTATGCATCATTGTCAAACTTGTCGAAATGCTCATCACGTAACTTGCTATCACGGATCCAATTGTGGAGACACATGCATGCAGTGACAATCATTTTTTGGGTCTCCGGTTTGTACCGAGGTATGCCTTCGAGAATTCGCCATTTCATCTTCAGAACACCAAATGTTCTTTCGATGACATTTCGCAAAGAAGAATGTCGATGGTTGAATGTCTCATATCTCCCAACTGGTTGGTGTTGTTGGAATCTGGTACATGGTATCGTTGCCCTTTGTATGGTGCTAGATAACCAACCTTGTTTGGATATCCGGACTCGACAAGATAATATTTATCTACAGTAGGACATCAACATAAGACATTATAAATTTATAGCATACCATGTATATTACTATATGGGCACATGAGAGAGATTACCTGTGGGGGGTTGTGGAAAGTGATCATAACGAACTATGGCATCGCTCCATACACATGTGTCATGAACAGATCCGGGCCATCCGGGAACAACAAACGTGAACCTCATATCAAAATCACACACTGCCATAACATTTTCACTTGTGTAACCTTTTCTATTCCTGTGTTGGGGCTCCAACTCTTTGGGCACAATTACCTTGATGTGTGTTCCATCAATGGCTCCAATAGCATGTTGAAAATGAGGCCAAAACTTTGTTTTTGTAAGTACTGGGTGCGGTTCAGAGAAAGTTGAATCAATTGGTCTAATGTAATCGCCAGCCATGCGGTCTACACACTCCAAAACCTCGTGAAATTTTTTGTTAATGACTGAACGACTATGTGCAAACCGATCCGCGACATTATCAGTGGTTTGACATGTACCGACAGTCCATAAAAATTGTGCCAATGCCTCTTTTGATGATATGTTGGAAGTTGGCTCAAGCCCATAGCTCTGAACTAGCAGATCATGCAGTGTGCGAAACACTGACCTCCTCATTCTAAACATCGCATAGAAAGTTTTTGCAtctttctccttctcttctaCCCATTGGAGGCCTGTAAAAAGATGTAACTTTCTTGGTGCATACGGTAGTGTCATACTTGACGACGCTACATCCATAGCAAATGCAACCATTGCCGCCTCAAATTCTTTATCATCTTGTTTCTTTTTGGCAATCTTTTTGGAAATATCCATCTGCCAGAACAACATGCACAAAATATAATATTAGATACAACACAATTCATATCAGGTTCACAACAGTGCCAATAAATAGCTTAAATCACAATAGTACATGTTGAAAGCAAATAGCATTACAAGCAAATAGTCTGCTTCATGAGTCGTGAAAGGAAATAACGGTAAATACAATTCAAACATGTTCTACTTGTTGTTAAGCTGCCACATCCTCTTTATCCATCCAAGCCTCACAATAGGTTCATGAGCCGTGAAAGAGGAGAAAACATCGCGATATTTCTTTTCCATGAAAAGAAAGGTAGCATAGAAATGCTCATCACTTCCTGGTTTTGCACCATCCGCTTCCACCATGGCCATCATGTGTTGAATCTCTTGTCTTGTTTGATCCACACTCTCCTCTGGCTCCCTCTTCTCCCTTGCCCTCTCCTCTGCCTCCCTCTTATCCCTTGCACTCTCCTCTGCAtccctcttgtctcttgcactaaAGAGATCCACCATGTGTACAAAAGCCTCATTTTTAGCATTCTCACCTGCCCACTTATCATTCATCTTTGGACTTGGCGAGTAAGGAGACGCCCTCTTCTTCCCACTCTTTCCCCGATTTTGAATAGGGGTAACTTGGCAATCCTGACTTTCACACCCTGAGTCATCCTCCAAAATAATTCGGGAGGGATCACCTTGATAAGAGGGAGTTGGCACCCTCGCATGCTCATTTGTGACACAACAATTATCGAAAACCTCTGACATTTTTTCCTCCTCCGCTAGTGGAGCATACCGGAACTTGGCAGCTTCTGGATGTGCCTGTAATCATAAGCCACCACATGTTAATATCAAAGTGAAGCAACATGAATCATTATTTAAAAATGACATGACAAAAACAATACCTTTATCTCCAATGCCCACCACTCATTTGTAGCAGCAATAGTCTTCGTATGCTCATCTCTTCCTAGGCCAGATGCTTGCTGGATCAATGTCTTCCATGTATTGTAGTCGCTCCTACACACACTCCACCTATTTTTGATTTGCCGGGTTGAATAGTTTCTTCCGGAGCGTTCATTGAACTTTTTATGCAAATTAGCTTGTCCTATGTCCGACAAAAAGCTGCCGCTGCGATTATTTCCTCGAACCTCCTCTACGCAAGCAGTCATATAAATTGTATGAGCAGCACTATCCCAATTTGCTTTGGGCTCTTTAACTTTCTCCATCTACCATTATTATTCAACATTACCACATTAGCATTGACAGCAGGAAACATTGACAGCACTATCTAGCACTATCTAGCAATACATTGACAGCAGGAAACATTGACAGCATTGACAGCACTATCCCAAATTGTATAAGCAGCAaattcatccatccatctaacaaataagcagcaaattcatccatccatctaacaaataagcagcaaatccatccatccatccatctaacaaataagcagcaaatccggggcggggcggggccggccggcggcggggcagggcggccgacggcggggcggggcggggccggcCTGAGGAGCGGGGCGGACGCCGGCCTGAGGAGCGGGGCGGACGCCGGCCTGAGGAGCGGGGCGGACGCCGGCCTGACGAGCGGGGCGACGGGGCCTGTCGGCGGCGGGACGGGGCCGGCCTGACGAGCGGGGCGATGGGGCCTGCGGGCGGCGGGGCGACGGGGCCTGCGGGCGGCGGGGCGACGGAGCCtgtcggcggcggggcgggggcgGCCTGAGGAGCGCGCGCAGATGCGGCCTGAGGATTGCTCGGTGCAGAGGCGAGGTGTGCAGATGCGGGGCGTTTTGGTTGACTGCTCGGTGGCATTTTGCCTGTAATTACGTGGTACAATAGGGGTATGGTATTAATCCAAAAGGTTTTCTTTTGTGGGACTTGGTAGAATCTTGAGATTGTGGGAGAAACCAGGTTTTTCTCAGATTTTGAATTGCACTGAGATTCTGCAGAATCTGATTCAGATTTTGGTAGTTCATTCGAGTTCTTTTGGCTCGGGATTTTCGGGACTGAGATTCTATAGAATCTGCTCAAAAGAACTGggcctaagtcacattgcttgcaaggcttgtgtgtgatgttgtattaccgagtgggccccgagatatctctccgtcacacggagtgacaaatcccagtctcgatccatactaactcaacgaacaccttcggagatacctgtagagcatctttatagtcacccagttacgttgcaacgtttgatacacacaaagcattcctccggtgtcactcagttatatgatctcatggtcataggaacaaatacttgacacgcagaaaacagtaccaacaaaatgacacgatcaacatgctacgtctattagtttgggtctagtccatcacatgattctcctaatgacgtgatccagttatcaagcaacaacaccttgttcataatcagaagaccctgactatctttgatcaactggctagccaactagaggcttgctagggacagtgttttgtctatgtatccacacatgtatataagtcttcattcaatacaattatagcatggataataaacgattatcttgatataggaattataataataactatatttattattgcctctagggcataattctaacagtctcccacttgcactagagtcaataatctagccctcacatcatcatgcgaattacattgtaataaatctaacacacatgcagttctggtgttgatcatgctttgcccgtggaagaggtttagtcagcggatctgctacattcagatccgtgtgcactttgcat encodes:
- the LOC123395970 gene encoding zinc finger CCCH domain-containing protein 43-like gives rise to the protein MEKVKEPKANWDSAAHTIYMTACVEEVRGNNRSGSFLSDIGQANLHKKFNERSGRNYSTRQIKNRWSVCRSDYNTWKTLIQQASGLGRDEHTKTIAATNEWWALEIKAHPEAAKFRYAPLAEEEKMSEVFDNCCVTNEHARVPTPSYQGDPSRIILEDDSGCESQDCQVTPIQNRGKSGKKRASPYSPSPKMNDKWAGENAKNEAFVHMVDLFSARDKRDAEEKESVDQTRQEIQHMMAMVEADGAKPGSDEHFYATFLFMEKKYRDVFSSFTAHEPIMDISKKIAKKKQDDKEFEAAMVAFAMDVASSSANALPPEDDGTMNATREAIAASLVP